A stretch of Thermotoga sp. SG1 DNA encodes these proteins:
- a CDS encoding homoserine kinase translates to MRIMVPATTTNLGAGFDVFGLALDLFNEVFFSFDTDRTIIESTGKYAPDLENHDLFFEVFEFFEKKTGYKVPPVRIRQVCNIPVSSGLGSSAAVIVSALHIANVGTKANLSQWDLMKLAAEIEGHPDNVVPAFVGGLVVCYQDGETFDFEKFELDLELTFLVPSFSLCTNTMRKVLPSQVLFEDAVFNIKNSCQFLAKIVSGKLNEAFKYVGDRLHQNYRINGNEKMKEFVEAILSKKPGYWFVSGSGPSVCTDLEDFEGIPYLKDVLKLKVNNRGSIILE, encoded by the coding sequence ATGAGAATAATGGTCCCGGCCACAACCACCAATCTCGGTGCGGGTTTTGATGTGTTCGGCCTTGCCCTCGATCTCTTCAACGAGGTGTTTTTTTCTTTTGACACCGACAGAACCATCATTGAGAGTACAGGAAAGTACGCACCGGATCTTGAAAATCACGATCTGTTCTTTGAGGTCTTCGAGTTCTTCGAGAAAAAGACGGGCTACAAGGTGCCTCCCGTGAGGATAAGACAGGTGTGTAACATACCGGTCTCCAGTGGGCTCGGCTCCAGTGCTGCAGTGATCGTTTCCGCACTCCACATAGCAAACGTGGGAACAAAGGCGAACCTTTCTCAGTGGGACCTCATGAAACTTGCCGCAGAGATCGAGGGACATCCAGACAACGTTGTTCCGGCTTTTGTGGGGGGACTGGTTGTCTGCTATCAGGATGGGGAGACCTTTGATTTTGAAAAGTTCGAGCTCGATCTTGAGCTCACCTTCCTCGTGCCCAGCTTTTCTCTCTGCACAAACACCATGAGAAAGGTCCTCCCCAGTCAGGTTCTGTTTGAAGACGCTGTTTTCAACATCAAGAACTCCTGTCAATTTCTGGCAAAGATCGTTTCCGGCAAACTGAACGAGGCCTTCAAATACGTGGGAGACCGTCTTCATCAGAACTACAGGATAAACGGAAACGAGAAGATGAAGGAATTCGTCGAGGCCATTCTTTCGAAAAAACCAGGATACTGGTTCGTGAGTGGATCTGGCCCTTCTGTGTGTACCGATCTGGAAGATTTCGAGGGAATACCTTATTTGAAAGACGTTCTGAAATTGAAAGTGAACAACAGGGGGTCGATAATCTTAGAATAG
- the ilvB gene encoding biosynthetic-type acetolactate synthase large subunit: MKMKGSKMLFEAFLKEGVDTIFGIPGGAIINVYDELCNYEDKINFYLFRHEQGATHAADGYARVTGKPGVVIVTSGPGATNTVTGIATAYMDSIPLVVITGQVPTSFIGTDAFQEVDVTGITMPITKHNHLVTSIEELPYAIKEAFYVATTGRPGPVVLDFPKDVQTAEGEFNYPDEIEILGYKPTVKGHPKQIKKAMELLKESKRPIVIVGGGANLSSAMDLVNRFIDKFGVPAVSTLMGRGVNPSDERLYYDGIGMHGTYYGNYAVANADLIIALGVRFSDRILGNPRTFAKNAKIVHVDIDPAEIGKNVSVDVPIVGDLKNVLEEFLKYDLDTDFSEWIEELQEVKKKYPLTYKRDGKLIKPQYIVEKVNEVFPDDTIVVADVGQNQMWVAQYYKFKHQRSFLCSGGLGTMGYALPAGIGAKIGAPNREVVIFAGDGGFQMNIQELMTVKRYNLPVKIIVMDNKALGMVRQWQQLFFNCRYSATILADNPDFAKIAEAVGIKAMRIEKPDQVDKAIEELAKSKEPMLIHAVVDPAENVLPMVPPGGDVGTPLVEAPYDESFVERVLKVIEESRRGDER; the protein is encoded by the coding sequence GTGAAGATGAAAGGTTCAAAGATGTTGTTCGAGGCGTTTCTAAAAGAAGGTGTGGATACGATCTTTGGTATCCCTGGAGGCGCCATCATCAACGTCTACGACGAACTTTGCAATTACGAAGACAAAATAAATTTCTACCTCTTCAGACACGAACAGGGAGCCACGCATGCAGCAGACGGCTATGCGAGGGTCACCGGAAAACCTGGCGTGGTCATAGTCACCTCTGGTCCTGGAGCCACCAATACGGTGACAGGAATTGCCACCGCTTACATGGATTCCATACCACTTGTTGTGATCACGGGTCAGGTTCCAACCTCCTTCATTGGAACGGACGCCTTCCAGGAAGTCGACGTCACCGGTATCACGATGCCCATCACAAAACACAATCACCTCGTCACGAGCATAGAAGAACTTCCTTATGCCATAAAAGAGGCGTTCTATGTTGCCACAACGGGAAGACCAGGTCCCGTTGTTCTGGACTTTCCGAAAGACGTTCAGACGGCAGAAGGAGAATTCAACTATCCCGATGAAATAGAGATTCTGGGATACAAACCCACCGTGAAGGGTCACCCAAAACAGATAAAGAAGGCAATGGAACTTTTGAAAGAATCGAAGCGCCCTATCGTCATCGTTGGTGGGGGAGCAAACCTCTCCAGTGCTATGGACTTGGTGAACAGATTCATCGACAAATTCGGTGTACCAGCCGTCAGTACCCTGATGGGACGTGGAGTGAATCCATCCGATGAAAGACTCTATTACGACGGGATAGGAATGCACGGTACGTACTATGGAAATTATGCCGTAGCCAACGCTGATCTCATCATCGCACTCGGTGTAAGGTTCAGTGACAGAATCCTCGGCAATCCGAGGACCTTCGCAAAGAACGCAAAGATCGTCCACGTTGACATAGATCCTGCTGAGATAGGAAAGAACGTCTCCGTGGATGTACCCATCGTTGGAGACCTGAAAAACGTTCTTGAGGAGTTCTTGAAGTATGATCTAGACACAGATTTTTCCGAGTGGATCGAAGAACTCCAAGAAGTGAAGAAGAAGTACCCGTTGACCTACAAAAGGGATGGAAAGCTCATAAAACCTCAGTACATTGTAGAGAAGGTGAACGAGGTCTTTCCCGACGATACGATTGTCGTGGCAGACGTGGGACAGAACCAGATGTGGGTTGCACAGTACTACAAGTTCAAACATCAAAGATCTTTCCTGTGTTCCGGTGGGCTTGGAACGATGGGTTATGCCCTTCCAGCGGGGATAGGAGCAAAGATAGGGGCTCCGAACAGAGAAGTTGTGATCTTTGCCGGTGATGGTGGTTTTCAGATGAACATCCAAGAACTCATGACGGTGAAAAGATACAACCTTCCGGTGAAGATCATTGTTATGGACAACAAGGCTCTGGGAATGGTGAGGCAGTGGCAGCAGCTCTTTTTCAACTGCAGGTACTCCGCCACCATCCTTGCCGACAACCCGGACTTTGCAAAGATAGCAGAGGCTGTCGGGATAAAGGCAATGAGAATAGAAAAGCCCGATCAAGTGGACAAAGCAATAGAGGAACTCGCAAAATCGAAGGAACCCATGCTCATACACGCGGTTGTTGATCCTGCCGAGAACGTTCTTCCAATGGTTCCACCGGGAGGAGATGTGGGAACACCCCTTGTCGAAGCACCCTACGATGAAAGTTTTGTCGAAAGGGTCCTGAAAGTTATCGAGGAGAGCAGGAGAGGTGATGAAAGATGA
- a CDS encoding ABC transporter ATP-binding protein, translated as MGAVTVKDLKKSIGRREILKGISFEIEEGEIFGLIGPNGAGKTTTLRVLSTLIKPSSGKISIFGKDVVKEPHEVRKLISYLPEEAGAYRNMRGIEYLRFVAGFYTKDPREIEAMVEKAVEISGLGDRVKDRISTYSKGMVRKLLIARSLMVNPHLAILDEPTSGLDVLNAREVRKILKQAVREGLTILLSSHNMLEVEYLCDRIALIHNGRIVESGTVEELKERYSAQNIEEVFEEAIRCSENF; from the coding sequence ATGGGGGCTGTGACCGTCAAAGACCTGAAGAAAAGCATCGGAAGAAGAGAAATCCTCAAGGGGATTTCTTTTGAGATCGAAGAGGGAGAAATTTTCGGTTTAATAGGTCCCAACGGAGCGGGAAAAACCACCACCCTCAGGGTCCTGTCCACCCTTATAAAACCCTCCTCTGGGAAAATTTCCATCTTCGGAAAAGATGTGGTCAAAGAGCCACACGAGGTGAGAAAACTGATCAGCTACCTCCCGGAAGAAGCAGGAGCGTACAGAAACATGAGGGGAATCGAATATCTGAGATTTGTAGCAGGTTTTTACACGAAAGATCCCAGAGAAATTGAAGCCATGGTCGAGAAAGCCGTTGAAATCTCTGGACTCGGAGACAGAGTGAAGGACAGAATTTCCACCTACAGTAAAGGAATGGTGAGAAAGCTTCTCATAGCAAGATCCCTGATGGTGAATCCACATCTTGCCATACTGGACGAACCCACTTCCGGTCTCGATGTTCTCAACGCAAGAGAAGTGAGAAAGATACTGAAACAGGCGGTTCGGGAAGGTCTCACCATATTACTTTCCTCACACAACATGCTGGAGGTGGAGTACCTCTGCGACCGAATCGCACTGATCCATAACGGCAGGATCGTCGAATCTGGCACCGTGGAAGAACTCAAAGAAAGGTACAGTGCACAGAACATCGAAGAAGTCTTCGAGGAGGCGATAAGATGTTCAGAAAACTTCTGA
- the thrC gene encoding threonine synthase, translating to MGILERYRRFLPVTDKTPMVSLNEGNTPLIPLVNMSRELGIKVYVKYEGANPTGSFKDRGMVVAVAKALEEESRAIMCASTGNTSASAAAYAARTGLKAIVLIPEGKIALGKLAQAMIYGAIVLQVKGNFDKCLELVKEITSKYPITLVNSINPYRLEGQKTAAFEIVDELGDAPDYHFIPVGNAGNISAYWMGYKEYYKHGLSSKLPKMMGFQAEGAAPIVRGHPIENPETIATAIRIGNPANWEKAIRARDESGGEIDMVSDEEILKAQKLLAQKEGIFCEPASAASIAGLLKKHRQGLFKGGETVVCTLTGNGLKDPNVVISQLEPPKTIEGKIEEILEVLDL from the coding sequence TTGGGCATACTCGAAAGGTACAGAAGGTTTCTTCCGGTGACGGACAAAACCCCCATGGTATCACTCAACGAGGGGAATACCCCTCTCATCCCTCTTGTGAACATGAGCAGGGAACTCGGGATAAAGGTCTACGTGAAGTACGAAGGAGCGAATCCAACGGGATCTTTCAAAGACAGAGGAATGGTCGTCGCCGTAGCCAAGGCTCTGGAAGAAGAATCTAGAGCCATTATGTGTGCTTCAACTGGTAACACTTCTGCTTCGGCCGCCGCTTATGCTGCAAGAACGGGGTTGAAGGCTATCGTTCTGATACCGGAGGGAAAGATCGCACTTGGAAAACTCGCACAAGCTATGATATACGGTGCCATCGTGCTCCAGGTGAAGGGAAACTTCGACAAGTGTCTGGAACTAGTGAAGGAGATCACTTCCAAATATCCCATCACACTCGTGAACAGCATCAACCCTTACAGGCTCGAGGGACAGAAGACTGCCGCCTTCGAAATCGTCGATGAACTCGGTGATGCCCCGGATTATCACTTCATTCCCGTGGGAAACGCAGGCAACATTTCTGCTTACTGGATGGGTTACAAGGAATACTATAAACATGGTCTTTCCTCAAAACTTCCGAAGATGATGGGATTTCAGGCAGAAGGAGCTGCTCCCATCGTTCGTGGTCATCCCATCGAGAACCCGGAAACAATTGCCACCGCCATAAGGATAGGAAATCCTGCCAACTGGGAAAAGGCAATCCGGGCTCGCGATGAGTCTGGCGGAGAAATCGACATGGTGAGTGATGAAGAGATACTGAAAGCGCAGAAACTTCTGGCCCAGAAGGAAGGGATCTTCTGCGAACCGGCATCCGCTGCATCGATAGCGGGACTTTTGAAAAAGCACCGTCAGGGACTTTTCAAGGGCGGAGAGACGGTGGTGTGCACCCTCACCGGAAACGGACTCAAGGATCCAAATGTGGTCATTTCACAGCTGGAACCACCGAAGACGATAGAAGGGAAGATAGAGGAAATCCTGGAGGTACTGGATCTATGA
- the ilvC gene encoding ketol-acid reductoisomerase: protein MAVIYYDKDANLDLIKDKKIAIIGFGSQGHAHALNLKDSGLNVIVGLREGSRSWKKAEEQGLTVKTIEEAAKEADIIMILIPDEHQPEVYKKYIEKHLTEGKMLMFAHGFNIHYHQIIPPKNVDVTMIAPKSPGHIVRREYVEGRGVPALIAVHQDYTGKAKEIALAYAKGIGVTRAGVIETTFKEETETDLFGEQAVLCGGVTALIKAGFETLVEAGYQPEIAYFECLNELKLIVDLIYEGGLTFMRYSVSNTAEYGDYISQEKIVTREVRENMKQMLKDIQTGKFAKDWILENQAGRPFFYTMRKKESEHLIEKVGKELRKMMPWLKERNVDEE from the coding sequence ATGGCGGTTATCTACTATGACAAGGATGCCAATCTCGATTTGATCAAAGACAAAAAGATCGCCATAATCGGTTTTGGAAGTCAGGGGCATGCACACGCATTGAACCTAAAAGACAGTGGACTCAACGTCATCGTTGGCTTGAGAGAAGGAAGCAGAAGCTGGAAGAAAGCGGAAGAACAAGGACTCACCGTGAAAACCATCGAAGAAGCGGCAAAGGAAGCAGATATCATCATGATTCTCATTCCAGACGAACACCAGCCGGAGGTATACAAAAAGTACATCGAAAAGCACCTTACAGAGGGAAAGATGCTGATGTTCGCCCACGGTTTCAACATACACTACCACCAAATCATCCCGCCAAAGAACGTCGATGTGACCATGATCGCACCAAAAAGCCCTGGTCACATCGTGAGAAGAGAGTACGTTGAAGGAAGAGGAGTTCCCGCGCTCATCGCGGTTCACCAGGACTACACCGGAAAGGCTAAAGAAATCGCCCTTGCTTACGCAAAGGGAATAGGTGTGACGAGAGCGGGTGTGATAGAAACAACTTTCAAGGAGGAAACGGAAACGGACCTCTTCGGAGAGCAGGCGGTCCTCTGTGGTGGTGTGACCGCTCTCATAAAGGCGGGATTTGAAACACTCGTGGAAGCCGGATACCAGCCGGAGATTGCCTATTTTGAGTGTCTGAACGAACTCAAACTCATCGTCGACCTCATATATGAAGGTGGACTCACTTTCATGAGGTACTCCGTCAGCAACACCGCAGAGTACGGTGATTACATCAGCCAAGAAAAGATCGTCACCAGAGAAGTCAGAGAGAACATGAAACAGATGCTCAAGGACATTCAGACAGGAAAGTTCGCAAAAGACTGGATACTCGAAAATCAGGCAGGAAGGCCGTTCTTCTACACCATGAGGAAGAAAGAGTCCGAACACCTCATAGAAAAAGTGGGAAAGGAACTCAGAAAGATGATGCCGTGGCTCAAGGAGAGGAATGTGGATGAGGAGTGA
- a CDS encoding aspartate kinase, whose product MRVGIAGLGTVGGSIYRILKERGDEIEKRVGERFIVSKVINRSPKKYEVYGVPPEEIAFDFDDLILNSDVVIEAIGGTDVAVDLVRRALELGRIVVTPNKNLISEYGNEFMDYIKKRKLFFEASVGGGIPIISLLQDYLIFQKVTRIRGIMNGTTNYILTEMSKGRPFEEVLKEAQELGYAEADPTNDIEGYDVAYKVSVLAGVVTGRFPGIHSVQFEGITGIDPEYLKEIVRSGKKLKLIGELDFLSNTYEVRLREVTPEDPFFNVDGVDNAIEVSTDLAGDFLLKGRGAGGYPTASAVIADLFRVAKYKVLGGAEKFSVVVMKFGGAAISDVEKLERVAEKIIKRKKSGVKPVVVLSAMGDTTDHLIDLAKTIDENPEPRELDLLLSTGEIQSVALMSIALRKRGYKAISFTGNQLKIITDKRYGSARIIDINTDIISRYLKQDFIPVIAGFQGITETGDITTLGRGGSDLTAIALAYSLGADLCEIYKDVDGVYTADPKIVKNARVIKELSWEEMIELSRHGAQVLQARAAEFARKYGVKVLIKNAHKETRGTLIWEGTKVENPIVRAVTFEDGMAKVVLKDVPDKPGVAARIMRTLSQMDVNIDMIIQGMKSGEYNTVAFIVPESQLEKLDLDLLKTRSDAREVIIEKGLAKVSIVGVNLTSSPEISATLFETLANEGINIDMISASNSRISVIIDSRYVEDAVKAIHSRFELDRE is encoded by the coding sequence GTGAGGGTGGGAATCGCGGGTCTTGGAACCGTTGGGGGAAGTATATACAGGATACTGAAGGAAAGGGGAGATGAGATAGAAAAAAGAGTCGGTGAGAGGTTCATCGTATCAAAGGTCATAAATCGCTCCCCAAAAAAGTACGAAGTCTATGGTGTACCTCCAGAGGAAATAGCGTTCGATTTCGATGACCTCATACTGAACAGTGATGTGGTTATAGAAGCCATCGGTGGAACAGATGTGGCTGTGGACCTTGTCCGGCGTGCTCTGGAACTTGGAAGAATCGTTGTAACTCCAAACAAAAACCTCATCTCGGAGTATGGAAACGAATTCATGGATTACATAAAAAAGAGAAAGCTCTTCTTTGAGGCTTCGGTTGGAGGGGGCATCCCGATCATCTCCCTCCTTCAGGATTATCTGATCTTTCAGAAGGTAACAAGAATACGTGGTATCATGAACGGAACGACAAACTACATACTCACGGAGATGAGCAAAGGAAGGCCCTTCGAGGAGGTCTTAAAAGAAGCACAAGAACTTGGATACGCAGAGGCAGACCCCACAAACGACATCGAAGGATACGACGTTGCATACAAGGTTTCAGTTTTGGCAGGTGTGGTAACGGGAAGATTTCCAGGGATACACAGCGTCCAATTCGAAGGAATAACGGGTATAGATCCTGAGTATCTGAAAGAAATTGTTCGCTCCGGGAAAAAGCTCAAGTTGATCGGAGAACTCGACTTTTTGTCGAACACCTATGAAGTACGCCTGAGGGAAGTCACACCGGAAGATCCATTTTTCAACGTCGATGGTGTGGACAACGCAATAGAAGTGTCCACCGATCTGGCCGGAGACTTCCTTCTGAAGGGACGGGGAGCAGGAGGGTATCCAACGGCCAGTGCGGTGATAGCAGATCTGTTCAGAGTGGCAAAGTACAAGGTGCTCGGTGGTGCTGAGAAATTCTCCGTTGTAGTGATGAAGTTCGGCGGTGCAGCCATTTCTGACGTGGAAAAATTGGAGAGGGTGGCAGAGAAGATCATAAAGAGAAAAAAGAGTGGAGTGAAACCCGTTGTTGTGCTTTCGGCGATGGGGGATACCACCGATCACCTGATAGACCTTGCAAAGACGATAGACGAGAATCCCGAGCCAAGGGAACTCGATCTTCTTCTGTCAACGGGAGAGATTCAAAGTGTTGCTCTGATGAGCATCGCTCTCAGAAAGAGAGGTTACAAGGCCATCTCCTTCACAGGAAATCAATTGAAGATCATAACGGACAAAAGGTACGGTTCGGCAAGAATCATCGATATCAATACGGACATCATCTCAAGGTACCTGAAACAGGATTTCATACCGGTCATCGCAGGATTTCAGGGAATAACGGAAACAGGAGACATAACCACACTTGGAAGGGGCGGATCGGATCTCACAGCGATCGCTCTTGCGTACTCTCTCGGTGCGGATTTGTGCGAGATTTACAAAGATGTGGATGGCGTCTACACGGCAGATCCCAAGATCGTAAAAAACGCTCGAGTTATCAAGGAATTATCTTGGGAAGAGATGATAGAACTTTCTCGCCATGGAGCACAGGTGCTTCAAGCAAGGGCAGCAGAATTTGCAAGAAAGTATGGTGTCAAGGTGCTGATAAAGAACGCGCACAAAGAAACGCGCGGCACTCTCATATGGGAGGGGACAAAGGTGGAAAACCCGATCGTCAGGGCGGTCACCTTCGAAGATGGCATGGCAAAAGTGGTTTTGAAAGATGTTCCCGATAAACCTGGTGTTGCTGCAAGGATCATGAGAACCCTCTCTCAAATGGACGTGAACATCGACATGATCATCCAGGGAATGAAGAGTGGTGAGTACAACACCGTGGCTTTCATCGTCCCGGAATCCCAGCTTGAAAAACTGGATCTTGACCTTCTGAAAACAAGAAGCGACGCCAGAGAAGTTATTATCGAAAAGGGTCTTGCAAAGGTTTCCATTGTCGGCGTAAATCTTACTTCATCTCCGGAGATCTCCGCAACTCTCTTTGAAACACTCGCCAACGAAGGCATCAACATCGACATGATCAGTGCTTCAAACAGCAGAATTTCTGTGATCATAGACAGCAGATACGTGGAAGACGCCGTCAAGGCGATCCACAGCAGATTTGAACTGGACAGGGAGTGA
- a CDS encoding ABC transporter permease has translation MFRKLLKKEIKELLNLGAIVSVVVISILYSFLGSVFESTIEKSTQKPKIAVVMKDSGVFSELMRQEFSNASDLIYAGNDLKEAEKVVMEKKASAIVLIPDSFSRDLTSGKKTRVEIVWYLKGTGISDSISTGMVLSLLEPIRVKIASLILGDPERAQFLFDPFTIVQHTYLKGKFYENHSPDVIINIFYSQNIMIPILIMMLIIMSGSSLISSLALEKENKTLETLLTMPVKREHIVLAKILGSTIVGLILAGIYMVGFYNYLRSLTQNTQGMGMSFGATDLLLIGTSLFLSILAGLSLCMFLGIMAKDNRSAQLLTFPISILALIPMIANMIVDFSNLPDVLKVVVFAIPFSHPIMAPKLIFYGDYSLIVSGIIYLAAFSIVVISAAFKMFNSDYVVLGWQIKRRSR, from the coding sequence ATGTTCAGAAAACTTCTGAAAAAAGAAATAAAAGAACTTCTCAATTTAGGGGCTATCGTTTCTGTAGTTGTAATCTCCATTCTGTATAGTTTTCTGGGAAGTGTTTTCGAAAGTACGATAGAAAAGTCCACTCAGAAACCGAAAATAGCAGTTGTGATGAAAGACAGCGGAGTGTTTTCTGAACTGATGAGGCAAGAATTCAGTAACGCGTCGGATCTCATCTACGCGGGAAACGATTTGAAGGAAGCAGAGAAAGTAGTGATGGAAAAGAAGGCCTCTGCGATTGTTCTGATACCGGATAGTTTCTCCAGAGATCTGACATCAGGGAAGAAAACCCGGGTGGAGATCGTATGGTATCTGAAGGGAACGGGGATATCCGACAGCATCTCCACAGGGATGGTTCTTTCCCTTCTTGAGCCGATCAGGGTGAAGATCGCTTCTCTGATACTCGGCGATCCAGAAAGGGCACAGTTCCTGTTCGATCCGTTCACGATCGTTCAGCACACGTATCTGAAAGGAAAGTTTTACGAAAACCATTCGCCAGATGTGATCATAAACATCTTCTACTCTCAAAACATAATGATACCCATACTGATCATGATGCTCATCATCATGTCGGGATCGTCTCTCATATCCTCCCTTGCCCTGGAGAAAGAAAACAAAACTCTGGAGACACTCCTCACGATGCCTGTGAAAAGAGAGCACATAGTGCTCGCAAAGATCCTGGGGAGCACAATCGTTGGCCTGATTCTTGCAGGAATATACATGGTGGGATTTTACAACTACCTGAGATCGCTAACTCAGAACACGCAGGGAATGGGTATGAGTTTCGGTGCAACGGATCTTCTACTGATAGGAACCAGTCTGTTCCTTTCCATCCTTGCCGGCCTTTCTCTCTGCATGTTCCTCGGTATCATGGCAAAAGATAACAGAAGCGCTCAGCTTCTTACCTTTCCCATATCGATTCTCGCTTTGATACCCATGATAGCGAACATGATCGTGGATTTTTCGAATCTCCCAGATGTTCTTAAGGTGGTTGTCTTTGCCATTCCCTTCTCACATCCCATCATGGCTCCAAAACTGATCTTTTACGGGGATTACTCTCTCATCGTTTCGGGAATAATCTATCTTGCCGCTTTCTCCATCGTCGTTATCAGTGCTGCTTTCAAGATGTTCAACTCGGATTATGTCGTTCTTGGATGGCAAATAAAAAGACGCTCACGATGA
- the ilvN gene encoding acetolactate synthase small subunit, producing MTNQVHEHLVSMLVHNKPGVMRKIANLFARRGFNISSITVGESETPGLSRLVIMVKGDDRTIEQIEKQAYKLVEVVKVTPIDPLPENRVEREMALIKVKFGEDKQELFQLVEIFRGKIIDVSKEGAIIEITGARSKVEAFINLLPEKQVEEIARTGIVAMNRWNTKEKEGF from the coding sequence ATGACAAACCAAGTTCATGAGCATCTTGTTTCCATGCTCGTTCACAACAAACCAGGTGTGATGAGAAAAATTGCAAATCTTTTCGCAAGAAGGGGCTTTAACATCAGCAGCATCACAGTTGGCGAGTCGGAGACACCAGGTCTTTCCAGGCTTGTGATCATGGTGAAAGGTGACGACAGAACGATAGAACAGATAGAGAAACAAGCCTACAAGCTCGTTGAGGTTGTGAAGGTAACTCCCATAGATCCTCTCCCGGAAAACCGGGTGGAAAGGGAAATGGCCCTCATCAAGGTGAAATTCGGGGAAGACAAGCAGGAGCTCTTTCAGCTCGTTGAGATATTCAGGGGCAAGATCATAGACGTTTCCAAGGAAGGAGCCATCATTGAGATCACCGGTGCAAGGAGTAAAGTAGAGGCTTTCATAAATCTTCTGCCGGAAAAACAGGTGGAAGAAATTGCAAGAACGGGTATCGTCGCTATGAACAGGTGGAACACAAAAGAGAAGGAGGGGTTTTGA